Part of the Labrus bergylta chromosome 19, fLabBer1.1, whole genome shotgun sequence genome, ACCTTGTGAGAAGCATCTGCAATCTGTCACCAGCGTCACATCACTTCTCTGATAATCTAAATGTACAGTAAACTGTCAGCGTGATGTATAAACTGAAATAGGCTTTCACTTCACAGTATACACTCTGAAAGGGAGCATCGAGTATATGGCGTTTTGGATTTTTCAGTCCAAGGTTAACATTACAAGGCAGTGACTGTTTGTTATTCACATTAAGTGCAAAGAATGTCTCTATATTTTGTGGAAAATTCTCCAAGTTTGTGAAAGGTAATTTAAAAATAGCTTCCACGTGCGTCATTTTAGTCGAATAGTCAAATAGCTGATCCTTATCCTGTTATATTTAGTGCGTGAAGAGATCTCATGAGGCTTCACTGCATTTAAACGCACCTTGCAGGCCTGTAGGAAATAGCAGAAGCATTACCAGGACTGTTATCTTACATGCTCTTGCAGCACTAGATCGGTTACTTGATGATAATTCTAGTAAAAGTGTTCACAGttgggaaataaaaaagaaaaagtagtcGATTGCAACAGGTACCTATAAAACAGAGAGGCCATATTCACGCGAGGATAAGTCAGAGTGTAAGTGGATAATAGCCGAGCTGGTGTTGCCCATATTTACACTGGACATATATAATAGAATGGCAGCAGACTGTAAATTTAGATATCATGTGAAGTCGTCTTACCGCTGACATTATGTTGACATATTGCCTCTCAGGTGGTCTCTGGGCCATGTGGATGAACGGTGGATATATGGCGGAAAGAAGCACCAGCTGCCATTTACAATGAGTTAGGTGAGAAGAAGGCTGTAAGATACACAAGATAGCATCAGTTCTGCCTTACAGCAACAGTGTGAGGacataagaaaaaaagatggaggagccAAAAGTGAGGCCTGCTAGAGGAAAAGAAGGAATCACCTGTTTAAATTGTCTGAATCAACATAATCCataatccagagtttcatggatGGAAATTCAAACTCTAacgaaaaaaatgaaataattgaaATCTTATTTGCAGCAGATTTGTATAGTTGCATAGATTCCCTGCTCTATACTAGCCAAGAGTTCCACGTGTGATTTTTGAGAAAGTTGGTCCTCTTTTGCAcaacccccaacccccccaacGCACTTCATCAGCTCCCTCGGAGTTGAACAGCTCCTGGACAACCGAAGTCCAAGTCCGGGGTGAACCCCAGGTCACTGCGTCTAACAGATATGAAAATGTCGCCTCTTTGGAAAAAGGGGGCACGCCTTGTTGTTTAACAAAGACTGTCAATGGGCAAGATTAATCAGAAACAAAATGGAAACGGTGTCACTTTGGGGTCAGGCAGAAGTTATCTCTGTTTAGAGGAGCCAGAGAATAGgatagaggggagggggtgccgAGAGGGGGAAAAGGACAGAAGAGGAGTGAAAAAGAAAGCTTTCAATATTTCCGAAGTTTGGCCTCTTGTTTCACCATGCAGGGGCCTCGTTGACGTGGACAGTGTGGACGGGCTTTGTGAAGAGAAGCTGCATATACAGTGAGCCGCCTCGGACATGGAGAGAAAACACGAGCTGGACGTGATGGCTGACGGCGAGGAGCACGGTCAGACACTTTTACAATTTCCTCATAGATATAAAAATTCAAATGTAGCTGGAAACCAAAGTGcccaaaatgtaattttttttaagagtgttTAAATTTATAGGACTCTGACAAAGGGCTACCCTGATTTTTGCAATTTACTTTCCaaaattatgtattttaaaaatgtagggGAAGAATTTAACATTGGAATTTGTATCCTTTTAAACTAGTTATCATTCTCTAAGTGTTTCTCTAATTATATTTCACTGTTACATTACATGTAACATACTGAGTTATCATCTCAGCTGCAGGTTGCTGTACAGTAATCTTGTATTGTTGCACACCAACATAAATGTTGCCAAACTTTCTGTacattgttgtttaaaaaaaaaaaaaatctgaataaatgTATGTTTAGAAAAATGTAATGGAGGGGATGTTGTCTCTGAATTACAGAGCACACATGGCATTTCTTACTGTATGCTGGTTTTCAATCCCACGCTTTGTTGTATACATCTAATGTCACAAACATGTCCTGCAAGTTTTCGGATGAGCTTTTCGTAAAGGCTTTTAAAAAGCACCATGACTGATAATAGGTGATGAACATGCGATCATGTATAAAgaagtttgttgtgtttgtacaAACAGAAAGCAAGGGAAAAATCACcttaaaataattattctaACGTCTTGGTTAATGGCTATAACAGCCGTTTTATACATTTCTAGTCGTGCAAAATGCGAGACCATGGGTTTAGAAATGTAAGGTTGTGCAACGTGAGAGATGCAAAGAGTTTTTGCGTTTCTATTTGTGTGTGGTGTTGACCAGGTTTTGCAGGTCTTTATCTGCAGGCTTGTGTGTCCGCAGAGGAGCGGCTCGTCAGTATGAGCtcgtgttgtttttctttacccATCACTTGAATTGTCAATTTGCGTGGTTCTGtgagtgttttctgtttctctgtgctCCTCGTTATTacaatttaacacattttttttgttgatcaaAACATGACATAGCTCTCTGATAGAAAAAAGGTCTTTGTTTGTGACAACCTTTGTTTTGTCAGGGCTTGAATTTCACATCCACTGTTTGCTTCAGAggatgctgatttttttttctctctcgcaTCAAAGCCTCACCCACAGAAGTTTGGCCCCATGCAGTAAACAAGTTAGTTGATTGCTTTTGCTTTATATACCGTGATTTAATAAGGAAAACACCAACGCAAGCCAGTCCGAGCAGCGTTGGTGGTACCAATGCCATGCTTTCCATTGGTTCCTGTTTACATGATGCCCACAGGACACGCCGTGATTGGTGGCGCCTCACACGTGACCAGGCAACTTTGTACATTTGACAGGGAGTAGGAGGGTTTTGTGGAGATCAGAAAAACGACAGCGCGATAAAAATTAGTATTGTTGCACTTCACAAATTAATGACCATGAGTTCCTACTTGATAAACTCCAACTATATCGAGCCTTCCTTTCCTCCATGCGACGAATATCAGCAGAGCGGATACATCCCCAACCCCGGTGATTACTACGAGCGGCCAAAAGATACGGGCTTCCCCCATCACGAAGAGCCATCCTATCCGAGGTCAAACTACACGGAATCGGGATACGACTACGCTAATGTCCCCGCCACGGGACTCGATGATTTCAGCGACGGGCATCACGCACAGCCGCAGCCGGTTCCACAGAACCACGGTCCCCGCCTCACCGCGGCCCCAGACGGTGGCGCAGGGGCAAATGCCAGCAAAGACTGCAGCCTCGCCGGTGAGGTGTATCCCGGCGTTGCGAAGGGCAAGGAGCCGGTGGTCTATCCTTGGATGAAAAAGGTCCACGTTAACACCGGTGAGTTATCGTCACGGTTAAATAGCAGAACCACTGAGAAACAAGCACTGGAACACACGCGAACCTATTGAGGCAGCACTAGTAGCAGCCCTTACAACAGCAATTTACGACTATCGAGCAGCAGGGTCGGTAATTAAGGACCCTCGTAAATTTTATAGCCTGTGTTCGTCTGTCGGGGCCATGTGCCTTTGTTGCTTTTTAAACCCAAACTACCTCCACCACTGGATCCGAGCCAAACTGTAATATCCAACCCCGCTGTTTTGTTAATCATTTCTAAGCTTGATCTGTCCCTGGATGCGAGTGCTTGTACACTCGGCATCTCCACATTAAGGTCATGCCCGTAAACGGAAACAAGACAGAGAGTAAAACAAACAGATCGGCTTTAATTTCTAACCAAATCTAATATTGCTTTATAGTTTTTTAGCTTGTTATGCTCTCAGTGGAAGAATTAAGGGGGGGTCAGAATAAACGCTATCATGTAACACCTGCTTGCATGCCTCTATATGGCTTTTCTTCCCCCCTCCAGTCAATGCCAATTACACTGGAGGAGTGCCCAAGAGGTCCCGCACTGCCTACACCCGCCAGCAGGCTctggagctggagaaggagttCCACTTCAACCGGTACCTGACCCGGCGCAGGCGGGTGGAAATTGCGCACACCATGTGCTTGTCCGAGCGCCAGGTGAAGATCTGGTTTCAGAACCGGAGGATGAAGTGGAAGAAGGAGCACAAGCTTCCCAACACCAAGATCCGTTCCTCTTCTAGCTCGGCCTCGTCCTCAACCTCGGgggcccagcagcagcagcagcagcagcagatcaaAACAGGCCAGCAGCTCGTCCCCACGCCGTGCACCGTAGGTCTATAGTGCCTGAACGAACCCCCACCCCACAAGAACCCCAATCCAGACTGAGATGGCAAATAACACAAGTGGAATTTGATGGACCGATTCTCAGTATTTTACACTCATGGTGTTCTCTCCTTCCCCTTACCTCTGGGCCCCTGTCACGTCCTTTGTGCCCTCTACCCTCTCCGCTCGTCCTCGCCCTCTTCATATAAGCTTGAAATCCACCTTTAATTGCCACGGTGGCAACTGAagtgtttatatatttgtttattatcATAAAAGGAAGGATAACGCACATTCAAACATAGGACTTGGATCAAATTGTATTATTACAGTTAAAACTGAATGAGGTCAAAGTAAGTTGGAGATCATTTTTTacgtctttttttattatttttttattattgctcATGGAAAGTTCTAATATACTTGAAAGATATTTAGCGAGAGAATTTAGATGCCTGTTTGAGATCCACACGGCTGTTTTTAGAGTGCCATCAGTCAGAGTAACAttgtagtttgtgtgtttgagtgggTTGGTTTACTGTTGAATGTAGTCCAGGAGACTTTCACATTTTAATGTACATAGGCAGATCATAACGAAGGCACAATAAGGAGAGCATTTCGTCATGTAGATTTTATGTTGTTGGTGTCGTAAGGTCTAGTTTTATTTGTGCTAGCCAGTCCCATGTTGTGCTGTGTTCTAAACTGTGAATATTTGTATGTGCTGTCTTAGTAATGATCGCTGTGATGTCGGCTAGTGTAGGCTCAATATGTCCTTGTGAAATAAACATGTACTTCACTTATAAAGCTGTATTGGTTTTTGGAGATTTTGTCATTTCCAATTCTGGTTTTATTTGACCGCAATATTCATCATTTGAAACGTGCATAATTACATGCCCAAACGGGTGTTTTTCGTTTTGTTACGATTCATAATTTGTGGATatcatttttaaagtatttttattttattttattgctgCTTCTATTCATTTCAGTATGTTCACAGAGATTTCTAATATATCTACTTTGAAGCGTTAACCAGTTATCCAGTGTTTAGAGATGCGTGCGTACAAATTTGTGAAACTGTGTCCTAGCTTGGAAAAGTTACTACTCCTCACCTTGACTTTAGATCATATATGTCATTTTCACTTTAtcagagcataaataaaaaaaaatgctttattgaatgaaataataaatcagGATTAACGTGATTCCCAGTGCgtaaagttgcacattttctccAAAAGAAAGATTTACTGAGAGGGAAATCGTTCCGACATCTTTTGTGTATTAATCTCTGTATCCCTTTCACTTTGGATAATGTACAACAATCTTACAAACCCCATAAGCAACACGTTgtttaaagagtttaaaaacGTCTTATTCCATTATGTATTTTATCGCTCAATCGTCTGTAATTCTAATCCGTGAAATGTGCATGAATGTCATGCGTATTTTCGCGGATAAAGATGGAATGGGGAAAGAATTTATGAGGCAGATATCAGCTGTTTCTGTAGCAGCCTTTGCTTCCCACGCGGGAATCAAAGCAACCCTCAGTTGTTAAATGTATCAGTCCACACATATTGTTCTCACTTTGCATTATGAGGAGATCTCAGCCAACCTTAGTGCACTAGAGTGTGAGTGTTGGTCACTACCTGCTACATCCAAACAATAGAGAGTTCAACCAGGGGACACAGCCGAATCTGGCCAATCATCAGCTCCGAGCACTTCTTCTGACCCCTGACCTTTCGACACACACAGTGTTCAGACTATACATCAGCGCTGAGACCTCCACGAGCttggtcttctttttttaaaaagataaagacagcatggaaacaaaaaaaaaacggagtCAAGGTGTGAATCTAAGCCATGAATTTTCCCAAAATTATTTCAAGAGACAGCTCCTCTGCAATTCATCACAGAAACACATCTGTCAGGCCGCGCAGGGCACAGTTATGAGCTAAAACAGGCTGGCATTGTTCGTGCAATTTAGCATGATTTTCAATATTGTTATGGCATTGATGGGGTCTGCTCGACATTTAGGACTATAAAAGCATAATGAATGGGGTTATAATTAATTTAT contains:
- the hoxa4a gene encoding homeobox protein Hox-A4a; the encoded protein is MTMSSYLINSNYIEPSFPPCDEYQQSGYIPNPGDYYERPKDTGFPHHEEPSYPRSNYTESGYDYANVPATGLDDFSDGHHAQPQPVPQNHGPRLTAAPDGGAGANASKDCSLAGEVYPGVAKGKEPVVYPWMKKVHVNTVNANYTGGVPKRSRTAYTRQQALELEKEFHFNRYLTRRRRVEIAHTMCLSERQVKIWFQNRRMKWKKEHKLPNTKIRSSSSSASSSTSGAQQQQQQQQIKTGQQLVPTPCTVGL